The genome window ATTGTATTCGTAGATATTCCTACTTTAGTAGTTCCAGTAGGTGTTCCTGTTTGTGGCGCTTTAGTACACGGACAAACTACTTTTTTTAATCCACTTCCATAACCAGACATACTAGTAGCTCCAATTACTTTTTGTGTAGCTTTAACTGTATTATCAATATTTGTATTCCATGTGATTGAATTAAATGCTGCATTAATTGTTGTACTACCAGATATTTTACCAAAGAATCTCATCTCATACAACTTCTTATCAGCATTAGATTTTCTAGCTAATAATGTTAACACTCCAAGCTCCGAGATCTTCACTCGAATAATTGGGAAATTTTTATCTCCAATAATATCGTAAATCTGTTCAACACCTGAAGTTACTCCGTGTCTACTTCCATCTAAGAACTCAACATTTTGTTTCGATCCACTTACCTGAAAATCTATTTCTTCATTTGCTAAATCAGTACCGTTAATATTTAACATAAATGAATTATCTAATGTGTAAATATCAAATTGAAAACCATAATCTGTTGCAGGCATTGTAAAAGTTTGAGCACCTCCATTTGCGACACTAAAGTCTGATCCTTTTACAGTAGTTGTACAAGGCGGTATATTAATCTTAATCGTTTTAGGAATCGATGTTCCAGGAGATGCTACTCCATTTAAAGTATAATTATCTTGGATAGTATATTCTATTGTTGCTTGTCCTTCAAAACCTAAAGAAGGCATAAAAGTAACAAAGCCATTAACATCAGCAGTCCACGTTCCTTTAGCATCTGTATATGTACTTTGTATCCCTGGCGTATTAACATCCAAGTCAATTGTGTTCTTCTGTATAGATTGTTTATCATCATATTCTACAGCTTTGCTAGCTACATCAATTGTAACTGGTTGATCTTTTAACCTTCCAGATTCTACAAAATTTTCACCTACAGGTAATGTATTTAACGCATTCAACGTCACAGAAATATTTACCGATTCATACGATGAAGTACTTGCATTAAAACCAGGATAAAATTTAAGTGGCATAGAAGCACTTTGTGCCTTAAAAACTAAACGATTTGTTCCCCATTTGCCATCTACATCTTTACTTATTTGAGTGACATTAACTCGTGGATAAGTACCAACCTGAAAATCAAATTTATCAATATATGTAGGACTATATCTACCACCGCCATTCAAATTATTAGAAGCTAATGCAGTCAATGAATAAATGACAACTTCATAATCTCTTCCAACTGTCAACCCTGTCATCATAGTTTGTATTGCTTCTTCTCCAGCTTTTGTCCCAACATCTCGTATTGTAATCCAGCTTGTATGATTATTGGGAGGCAAAGGAAGCGGGGACTTACTCCATGCTGCTCCTCCACCAGCGGTATCTGTTCCTGCTACAATTGTCGCTGTAGAGATATCTGGTGTGCCTGTTATTAATGTCCAACCACTTGGGACGCAAATACCACAAGGAGTGGGTTTGGTGGAACTTCCATTTGAAGCAGGTATTCCAACTTGGGCATAAGTAGTCCCAAAGAAAGCTAAGGTAAAACCTAAACTTACTAACCATTTAATTTTCATAAAATTCAATCTATCATCAATTATCAGGTAGTAGTAAGTTCGAAAGAAACGCAAATTTATTCAAATAAGGATAAATCGATCCTTCTATATTAATTATTTTTCTAAATAATGCTAATTTAAAAGCATTCTAAAATTATCAATAAACCTATGTAAGAATGATTTACTCTTAAAAAATAAATTCCACAATCACCCTAAATGTATCATTAAAGAGATAAAGAATTTGAGATTTTTGGGTAAGTTAAATATAAAATTCATCAATCAACTTTCGTAATCTGAAACGACTTTCCATTCATTTCGAACGAATCTTTTTCCGATTTTCCAACCAAGATTTTAGCCAAAGGGGTTTGAGTTGATAGAATAAATATCTTTTTATTCTCGAAAATAATTTCTCCAAAACTACATGCCATACAGAAATTTCCCATCGTAGTTTCAACATAACTTCCTAAACCAATGGTTTTGTTCTCCACAATTTTTATTTTAGAAAAGATGTCTTGCTGAATCAAGACTTCATTCAATTGGTTTTGAATTCGAGTAATTTCCTGTTGCATCATTTCGCGCGATGTTTCATATTTATCGCCCATACTACTTTTGGTATCGTTGTTAGAGGCGCGTAAATCGTCAATCAAACCATTCAAATACGTTATTTTATCTTCGATTTGTTGTGCTATAAATTGATATAATTCTGCTTTCATTTCTTTCAATTAAATTGTTTGAGGCTTATTCTTAAATTTCAGCATATAAATGGTTCCCAAAAGACAGATAAATGCCGAAACATAAATCACCATCGGAATGCGATCCAAATAATCCTGAAAATACCAACCCGCACACAGTGCTCCAAGCCCTATCCCCGCTTCCATCGCAATATACATTGTTGCCATCGCCTTTCCACGTTCATCAGGTTTACTAAAATCTATCGTCCAAGCATTTAGTGCAGGAGAAAGAATTCCTGTTGAAATTCCATACATCAAACC of Empedobacter falsenii contains these proteins:
- a CDS encoding cadherin-like domain-containing protein, whose amino-acid sequence is MKIKWLVSLGFTLAFFGTTYAQVGIPASNGSSTKPTPCGICVPSGWTLITGTPDISTATIVAGTDTAGGGAAWSKSPLPLPPNNHTSWITIRDVGTKAGEEAIQTMMTGLTVGRDYEVVIYSLTALASNNLNGGGRYSPTYIDKFDFQVGTYPRVNVTQISKDVDGKWGTNRLVFKAQSASMPLKFYPGFNASTSSYESVNISVTLNALNTLPVGENFVESGRLKDQPVTIDVASKAVEYDDKQSIQKNTIDLDVNTPGIQSTYTDAKGTWTADVNGFVTFMPSLGFEGQATIEYTIQDNYTLNGVASPGTSIPKTIKINIPPCTTTVKGSDFSVANGGAQTFTMPATDYGFQFDIYTLDNSFMLNINGTDLANEEIDFQVSGSKQNVEFLDGSRHGVTSGVEQIYDIIGDKNFPIIRVKISELGVLTLLARKSNADKKLYEMRFFGKISGSTTINAAFNSITWNTNIDNTVKATQKVIGATSMSGYGSGLKKVVCPCTKAPQTGTPTGTTKVGISTNTIVSPNWPSEIPNGALVLDSNTKGMVITRVKNVVTDIKAPIEGMIAYDETDKCVKLYNGDNWDCLNNACN